The Rhododendron vialii isolate Sample 1 chromosome 6a, ASM3025357v1 genome includes a window with the following:
- the LOC131329257 gene encoding probable strigolactone esterase DAD2 has protein sequence MGQSLLEALNVRVVGSGERTLVFAHGFGTDQSAWQRILPSFLPYYRVVLFDLVCAGSVNPDYFEFRRYTTLDSYVDDLLHILDALGVERCSYVGHSVSAMIGILAAIRRPELFTKLILIGASPRFLNDGDYHGGFELAEVERVFSAMEANYEAWVHGYAPLAVGADVPAAVREFSRTLFNMRPDISLFVSRTVFNSDLRGVLGLVKVPCCIIQTARDVSVPASVAVYLKTHLGGRNTVEMLPTEGHLPHLSVPPLLASVIRRHLPR, from the exons ATGGGTCAGAGCCTCTTGGAAGCGCTGAACGTCCGCGTCGTGGGCTCCGGCGAGAGGACCCTGGTCTTCGCCCACGGCTTCGGCACCGACCAGTCGGCGTGGCAGCGCATTCTCCCCTCGTTCCTGCCCTACTACCGCGTCGTCCTGTTCGACCTCGTCTGCGCCGGCAGCGTCAACCCCGACTACTTCGAATTCCGGCGGTACACCACCCTCGACTCCTACGTCGACGACCTGCTGCACATACTCGACGCGCTCGGCGTCGAGCGCTGCTCATACGTCGGCCACTCCGTCTCCGCCATGATCGGGATCCTCGCCGCCATTCGCCGCCCTGAGCTGTTTACTAAACTCATCCTCATTGGAGCTTCCCCTAG ATTCCTAAACGATGGAGACTACCACGGCGGATTCGAGCTGGCCGAAGTCGAGAGAGTCTTCTCCGCAATGGAAGCCAACTACGAGGCCTGGGTCCACGGCTACGCCCCGCTCGCCGTCGGGGCCGACGTCCCGGCCGCGGTCCGGGAATTCAGCCGCACTCTGTTCAACATGCGGCCCGACATCTCCCTCTTCGTCTCGCGCACGGTGTTCAACAGCGACTTGAGGGGCGTCTTGGGCCTGGTCAAGGTCCCCTGCTGCATCATCCAGACGGCCAGGGACGTCTCTGTGCCCGCGTCGGTGGCGGTGTACTTGAAAACCCACCTCGGCGGGCGAAACACGGTGGAGATGCTCCCCACGGAGGGCCACTTGCCCCACCTGAGCGTCCCGCCGTTGCTGGCGTCGGTTATCCGGCGTCACCTCCCACGGTGA